From Monomorium pharaonis isolate MP-MQ-018 chromosome 9, ASM1337386v2, whole genome shotgun sequence, the proteins below share one genomic window:
- the LOC118647347 gene encoding uncharacterized protein LOC118647347: MENKKKGSWDKDNLKTALDKVLSKKMGLREAALKYSIPKSTLHDKITCLKSGEEIALQPKLGRFTKTFLPEYEEQLLNHVKDLSNRCLPLMKKEFLKLAYDLAVELKLPHRFNTEKRTAGKHFYYDFMARHPDLSLRTPESTSMMRAVGFNKPQVDLFFSNLEKLMNQYNFPPSNIYNCDETGVSCVQKHQKVLAPKAVRQVGKLTSAERGKNITIMFCMSANGYFIPPFFIFPRMKMNERLMINAPSQSEGVAQPKGWMNSDFFCQWLKHFEKFSHPSKESPVLLLLDGHSSHKSLDVINFCREHNIHLISSPPHTTHKLQPLDRTFMKPFKNAYHERCDMWMRANAGARITDYDIAGLVGEAFTKVARLDIAVSGFKCTGIYPFDKNIFSDIDYLPSDMTNVPLEEIRTQTAPVASKVLDAVPVRDTQMTKEIHPSTSSVPDISKNLLKLSPFPDAAKKRSEARKRKSEKSQILTSSPYKILVEEKENERKGKKAKKSLEELYKETNLPDKKKRNKAPKTNSSGTFIRA; the protein is encoded by the coding sequence AtggagaataaaaagaaaggatCATGGGATAAGGATAATTTGAAAACTGCTCTTGATAAAgttttgtcaaaaaaaatgGGACTGAGAGAAGCTGCGCTAAAGTATAGTATTCCTAAAAGCACtttacatgacaaaataaCCTGCCTAAAGTCCGGTGAAGAAATTGCATTGCAGCCTAAGCTTGGTAGATTCACCAAAACATTCCTACCAGAATATGAAGAACAATTATTGAACCATGTAAAAGACTTATCTAATCGATGTTTGCCacttatgaaaaaagaatttttaaagttgGCATATGACTTAGCTGTAGAGCTAAAGCTTCCTCATCGCTTCAACACTGAAAAAAGAACAGCtggtaaacatttttactatGATTTTATGGCTAGACATCCTGATTTATCACTAAGAACACCCGAGTCTACGAGTATGATGCGAGCTGTAGGTTTTAATAAGCCGCAGGTAGATTTGTTCTTCTCAAATCTTGAAAAACTCAtgaatcaatataattttcctccttctaacatatataattgtgaCGAAACGGGAGTTAGCTGCGTACAAAAACATCAAAAAGTTTTAGCTCCAAAAGCTGTACGCCAAGTAGGAAAGCTTACTTCAGCTGAAAGAGGCAAGAACATTACAATCATGTTTTGCATGAGTGCTAATGGATATTTCATACCACCGTTTTTTATCTTTCCAAGAATGAAAATGAATGAACGCCTTATGATTAATGCTCCCTCACAGAGTGAAGGTGTCGCTCAACCAAAAGGTTGGATGAATAGTGACTTTTTCTGTCAATggttaaaacattttgagaAATTCTCACATCCTTCAAAAGAATCACCTGTGCTTCTTCTCCTAGATGGTCATAGCAGCCATAAATCATTGGatgtcataaatttttgtagagaacaTAACATTCACTTAATTAGTTCACCACCGCACACAACTCACAAATTGCAACCTCTTGATAGAACTTTTATGAAGCCCTTCAAAAATGCTTACCATGAGCGATGTGACATGTGGATGAGAGCAAACGCAGGAGCACGAATAACTGATTATGATATTGCAGGCCTTGTTGGTGAAGCGTTCACAAAAGTAGCTCGATTAGACATTGCGGTGTCTGGTTTTAAATGCACAGGAATTTATccgtttgataaaaatatattttcagataTTGATTATCTACCAAGTGATATGACAAACGTTCCATTAGAAGAAATAAGGACTCAGACCGCTCCTGTAGCTTCCAAAGTCTTAGATGCTGTTCCTGTTCGTGACACACAAATGACAAAAGAAATCCATCCGTCTACTAGTTCTGTTCCAGatatttccaaaaatttattgaagttATCCCCGTTTCCCGATGCTGCAAAGAAGCGTTCCGAAGCAAGGAAGAGAAAATCCGAAAAAAGTCAAATTCTCACTTCATCtccgtataaaatattagttgaagaaaaagagaatgaaagaaaaggtaaaaaagcaAAGAAGAGCCTTGAAGAGCTATATAAAGAAACTAATTTAcctgataagaaaaaaagaaacaaagcaCCGAAAACAAACAGCAGTGGCACATTTATCCGGGCCTGA